GCGGGCGAAGGGAGAGATCGCCGCCATCCGATCGCTCACCCGACAATCCTTGGCAGAGATCCGTGCGACCGTCGCCGGCCTGCGCATCACCCGGCTGGCCGACGAGCGCGATGCCGCCCTGGCCGCGCTGGCCGATGCCGGGATCGAGGCGTCGGTCCCCGACGACTACGACGTCGTCGACCCCGCCCACCGCATCACCGTCGCCTGGGCGCTGCGCGAGGCGACGACCAATGTCATCCGGCACAGCGGCGCCCAGCGCGTCGACGTGGCGTGGGGTCCGACCTGGCTGGAGGTGATCGACGACGGTCGCGGGTTGAGCGGCCGTCGGGAGGGCAGCGGCCTCACCGGGCTGCGCGAGCGGCTCGCCGGGGTCGGGGGCCATCTCGACGTCGGTGAGGGACTCCCGGGCCGCAACGGCCCCGGGACGCGGCTGCGGGTGGAGCTGCCGTGATCAGGGTGCTGCTGGCCGATGACCAGGCCCTCGTGCGGGGCGCGATGGCCGCGCTGCTCGGCCTCGAGGAGGACCTCGAGGTCGTCGCCGAGGTCGGGTCGGGCGACGAGGTGCTCGAGGCCGCCCGACGCACCCACCCCGATGTCGCGGTGCTCGACGTCGAGATGCCCGGGCTCGACGGCATCTCGGCTGCCGCGCAGCTGACGCGGGAGCTGCCGGGGACCCGGGTGCTCATCGTGACGACCTTTGGTCGACCGGGTTACCTGCGCCGGGCCCTCGACGCGGGGGCCAGCGGCTTCGTCGTCAAGGACACGCCGTCGCACGAGCTGGCCGCGGCG
The genomic region above belongs to Janibacter limosus and contains:
- a CDS encoding response regulator transcription factor, with protein sequence MIRVLLADDQALVRGAMAALLGLEEDLEVVAEVGSGDEVLEAARRTHPDVAVLDVEMPGLDGISAAAQLTRELPGTRVLIVTTFGRPGYLRRALDAGASGFVVKDTPSHELAAAVRTVAAGGRVVDPSLATEVVIGGPNPLTDRERQVLGEALEGHSAPAIATRVHLSPGTVRNHLSSAIGKTGTSNRVEAARRAQDLGWL